One segment of Vibrio gazogenes DNA contains the following:
- the ftsB gene encoding cell division protein FtsB, whose translation MRVFALTLTLFLIVLQYSLWFGKNGISDFHRVSDEIKTQRSVNVNLQKRNKEMYAEIDDLSQGLDAVEERARHELGMVKEGETFYRVINEDRP comes from the coding sequence ATGCGAGTATTTGCTTTAACACTGACTCTATTTTTAATCGTGCTCCAATATTCTCTGTGGTTTGGCAAAAATGGCATTTCCGATTTTCATCGTGTCTCTGATGAAATCAAAACTCAGCGTTCGGTGAATGTGAATTTACAAAAACGAAATAAAGAAATGTATGCAGAAATAGATGACTTAAGTCAGGGGCTGGATGCCGTTGAAGAAAGAGCAAGGCATGAGCTTGGCATGGTAAAAGAAGGTGAAACATTTTACCGTGTGATTAATGAGGATCGCCCCTAA
- the rpsU gene encoding 30S ribosomal protein S21, translating to MPVVKVRENEPFDVALRRFKRSCEKAGILSEVRRREHYEKPTTVRKRAKAAAQKRHAKKLARENARRVRLY from the coding sequence ATGCCAGTAGTTAAAGTACGTGAAAACGAACCGTTCGACGTCGCTCTGCGTCGTTTCAAGCGCTCTTGTGAAAAAGCAGGTATTCTTTCTGAAGTGCGTCGTCGTGAGCACTATGAAAAACCAACCACTGTTCGCAAACGCGCTAAAGCAGCGGCTCAAAAGCGTCACGCTAAGAAGCTCGCTCGCGAAAACGCTCGTCGCGTTCGCTTGTACTAA
- the surE gene encoding 5'/3'-nucleotidase SurE: MKILLSNDDGVYARGINTLAEALSDLAEVVVVAPDRNRSGASNSLTLEQPLRIQQIAPAVYSVQGTPTDCVHYALNELMKDALPDLVLSGINHGANLGDDVFYSGTVAAAMEGHFLGVQSIAFSLVGETHFDTAAHIARQIVKQHLHSPIPTNRLMNVNIPDLPLERINGMKVTRLGARHHAESMIRQKDPRGHDIYWLGPPGKEQDAGEGTDFYTVDHGFVSLSPLRVDLTAHESINAVTDWLER, translated from the coding sequence ATGAAAATTTTGTTGAGCAATGATGATGGTGTCTATGCTCGGGGAATTAATACTTTAGCTGAAGCATTGTCTGATTTGGCTGAAGTTGTGGTTGTGGCTCCGGATCGAAATCGCTCCGGGGCTTCTAACTCTTTGACACTGGAGCAACCCCTGCGTATTCAGCAAATCGCACCGGCGGTTTACTCTGTCCAAGGAACACCAACGGACTGTGTTCACTACGCTTTGAATGAATTAATGAAAGATGCTTTACCTGATTTGGTTTTGAGCGGTATTAATCACGGTGCGAATTTAGGCGATGATGTGTTTTATTCAGGGACAGTTGCCGCAGCAATGGAAGGACATTTTTTAGGAGTTCAATCCATTGCATTTTCTCTGGTGGGTGAGACTCATTTTGACACCGCTGCTCATATTGCCCGCCAGATTGTCAAACAGCACTTGCATTCTCCAATCCCGACTAATCGACTGATGAATGTCAATATCCCTGATCTGCCGTTGGAACGTATTAACGGCATGAAAGTGACTCGTTTGGGAGCGCGACATCATGCGGAGAGTATGATTCGGCAAAAAGATCCGCGAGGACATGATATTTACTGGTTGGGACCGCCGGGTAAAGAACAGGATGCCGGGGAAGGCACTGATTTTTACACCGTTGATCATGGCTTTGTATCGCTCTCGCCATTACGAGTGGATCTGACCGCCCATGAGTCGATCAATGCAGTGACAGATTGGTTAGAAAGGTAG
- a CDS encoding undecaprenyl-diphosphate phosphatase codes for MDLIQSVILGLVEGITEFLPISSTGHLIIVSDWLGLSQTESNKAFEVIIQLSAILAVLTNYKERFHPRYFALWMKVCIAFLPIAAIGFLFQDQVKALFNIQVVPIMFIIGGIIFLIVERFLKNHAPTAETLDQITYRQAIWIGIAQVFALVPGTSRAGSTIVGALLVGVSRKASAEFSFLLALPVMLAASGLDLLKNYQDFQGESALPLIVGFITSYISAWVVMKLFLAFLNRFTFNAFGIYRIVFGGFLLYWAY; via the coding sequence ATGGATTTAATTCAAAGTGTTATACTTGGACTGGTTGAAGGTATCACCGAATTTTTACCAATCTCATCAACCGGACATTTAATTATTGTCAGCGATTGGCTTGGTCTCTCTCAAACAGAGAGTAATAAAGCTTTTGAAGTCATTATTCAGCTTTCCGCTATTTTAGCTGTGCTGACGAATTATAAAGAGCGATTCCATCCTCGATATTTTGCATTATGGATGAAAGTATGCATCGCATTCTTACCCATCGCAGCCATTGGTTTCTTGTTCCAAGATCAAGTAAAAGCGCTGTTTAACATTCAGGTTGTCCCGATCATGTTCATTATCGGGGGGATTATTTTTCTGATTGTAGAGCGCTTCTTGAAAAATCATGCTCCGACGGCTGAAACATTGGATCAAATTACCTATCGACAAGCGATTTGGATCGGGATTGCTCAGGTGTTTGCTTTGGTGCCGGGAACCAGCCGGGCCGGTTCAACCATCGTCGGTGCTTTACTCGTGGGCGTCAGCCGTAAAGCGAGTGCTGAATTTTCATTTCTGTTGGCTTTGCCTGTGATGCTCGCTGCGAGTGGTTTGGATTTATTGAAAAATTATCAGGATTTTCAAGGTGAAAGTGCGTTACCTCTGATTGTTGGTTTTATCACGTCTTATATCTCTGCTTGGGTTGTCATGAAGCTGTTTCTCGCTTTTCTGAACCGCTTTACATTCAATGCTTTCGGTATTTATCGTATCGTGTTCGGTGGCTTTTTACTGTATTGGGCTTATTAA
- a CDS encoding peptidoglycan DD-metalloendopeptidase family protein gives MRSSIRLLILAVLSTYLIGCAAISPAPVSDVKKASRGSYRGSYYQVKKGDTLYFIAYLTDRNVEDLISYNHLSPPYIIYPGQKIHLWKPAYTPPSYGKSQSVATGKNGIGIKGSDAVLTNVSLKDSKNKQISNNLENKYDKVKKPPGKSIESSQSKGYGESKGKENVNSDLLTTNLAHATKIDRWLWPTKGRIIRQFSAIDQGNKGIDIAGQRGQSIVSSAAGTVVYSGNALRGYGNLVIIKHNDKYLSAYAHNDRLLVSEGQSVKAGQKIATMGSSGTSSVRLHFEIRYQGKPVNPKRYLP, from the coding sequence ATGAGAAGCAGCATCAGACTTTTAATTTTGGCAGTTTTATCAACATATCTGATCGGATGTGCCGCGATATCACCCGCGCCGGTGTCTGACGTAAAGAAGGCTTCACGGGGAAGTTACCGTGGGAGTTACTATCAAGTTAAAAAAGGAGATACACTTTACTTTATTGCTTACCTGACCGACAGAAATGTAGAAGATTTGATCAGTTATAATCATCTCTCCCCCCCTTATATTATCTATCCCGGTCAAAAAATACACTTGTGGAAACCCGCTTATACGCCACCTTCTTACGGGAAGTCTCAGTCCGTTGCCACGGGAAAAAATGGGATAGGGATCAAAGGTTCTGATGCCGTGTTAACTAACGTCTCATTAAAAGATTCTAAGAATAAGCAAATCTCTAATAATTTAGAGAATAAATATGACAAAGTTAAAAAACCGCCAGGTAAAAGTATTGAATCTTCACAATCAAAGGGGTATGGTGAATCCAAAGGTAAAGAAAATGTTAATTCTGATTTACTAACTACTAATTTAGCACATGCCACAAAAATTGATAGGTGGCTATGGCCAACAAAAGGGAGGATTATTCGGCAATTTTCGGCTATTGATCAAGGAAATAAAGGGATTGATATTGCGGGACAGCGAGGTCAGTCCATCGTATCTTCGGCAGCAGGAACCGTGGTTTATTCGGGCAATGCTTTAAGAGGTTACGGAAATCTTGTGATTATCAAGCATAATGATAAATATCTTAGCGCGTACGCGCACAATGATCGGTTGCTAGTGAGTGAGGGACAAAGTGTAAAAGCTGGTCAGAAAATCGCGACAATGGGAAGTTCCGGTACCAGCAGTGTTCGTTTACATTTTGAAATCCGCTATCAGGGTAAGCCAGTGAATCCAAAACGCTACTTACCATAA
- the ispD gene encoding 2-C-methyl-D-erythritol 4-phosphate cytidylyltransferase, with translation MVQELISVVIPAAGVGRRMLTDKPKQYLTIHGKTILEHTVEKLRGHPQVGKVVIAVSDDDPYFSQLSLASDPEIIRVAGGQERSDSVFAALDYVVKHHPTTWVMVHDAARPCVRLSDIDRLIEAVISHDVGGILATPVRDTMKRSNSGQDIIATVERENLWHALTPQMFRTAELHRALSRVINQHIAVTDEASVMEWHGDKPRIVLGRADNIKVTQPEDLALAEFYLGRE, from the coding sequence ATGGTACAGGAACTCATTTCAGTGGTTATTCCAGCGGCTGGTGTCGGCCGTCGGATGTTAACCGATAAGCCGAAACAATATTTGACGATTCACGGCAAAACCATTCTGGAACACACCGTCGAAAAGTTGCGAGGCCACCCACAGGTTGGCAAAGTCGTGATTGCCGTCAGTGATGATGATCCTTATTTCAGTCAGTTATCCCTCGCCTCTGATCCTGAGATTATTCGGGTTGCCGGTGGTCAGGAACGTTCAGACTCTGTTTTTGCAGCACTTGATTATGTGGTAAAGCATCACCCGACAACATGGGTAATGGTGCATGATGCGGCGCGTCCATGTGTTCGTTTGAGTGATATTGATCGCTTGATCGAAGCCGTCATATCACATGATGTTGGCGGAATATTGGCAACACCGGTTCGGGATACGATGAAGCGTTCAAATTCCGGTCAAGATATTATCGCTACCGTAGAGCGAGAGAACCTCTGGCACGCATTGACCCCCCAAATGTTCCGAACTGCTGAATTGCATCGGGCTTTATCCCGGGTGATTAATCAGCATATAGCGGTGACAGATGAAGCTTCGGTGATGGAATGGCATGGTGACAAGCCACGTATTGTTTTGGGCCGTGCCGATAATATTAAAGTGACACAACCCGAAGATTTAGCACTGGCTGAGTTTTATCTCGGCCGAGAATAA
- the tsaD gene encoding tRNA (adenosine(37)-N6)-threonylcarbamoyltransferase complex transferase subunit TsaD: protein MRVLGIETSCDETGIAIYDDEQGLLAHQLYSQIKLHADYGGVVPELASRDHVKKTIPLIQAAMAEADCRPEDIDGVAYTAGPGLVGALLVGATIGRSLAYAWNVPAVPVHHMEGHLLAPMLEENPPEFPFVAVLVSGGHTMIVEVQGIGAYQILGESIDDAAGEAFDKTAKLMGLDYPGGPLLARLAEKGTQGRFRFPRPMTDRPGLDMSFSGLKTFAANTIAAHGDDEQTRADIAYAFQEAVCDTLMIKCRRALEQTGLKRIVIAGGVSANQRLRADLAQLAQKVGGAVYYPRTEFCTDNGAMIAYAGMQRFKNGEVSGLAVQATPRWPIDQLQAVHS, encoded by the coding sequence ATGCGTGTATTAGGTATTGAAACCTCTTGTGATGAGACGGGGATTGCGATTTACGATGATGAACAAGGCTTATTGGCTCATCAATTATATAGTCAGATAAAACTTCATGCTGATTATGGTGGCGTTGTCCCGGAACTTGCTTCAAGGGATCACGTCAAGAAAACAATTCCTCTGATTCAAGCTGCAATGGCAGAGGCTGATTGTCGCCCGGAAGATATTGATGGGGTGGCTTACACTGCCGGCCCGGGGTTAGTCGGTGCTTTGTTGGTTGGTGCCACGATCGGGCGTAGTCTCGCTTATGCCTGGAATGTACCGGCAGTACCGGTTCATCATATGGAAGGACATTTACTGGCACCGATGTTGGAAGAAAATCCGCCTGAGTTTCCTTTTGTTGCCGTGTTGGTTTCGGGTGGACATACCATGATTGTCGAAGTCCAAGGGATTGGTGCGTATCAGATCCTCGGTGAGTCGATTGATGATGCCGCCGGAGAAGCATTCGATAAGACGGCGAAGTTAATGGGACTGGATTATCCGGGAGGACCATTATTGGCTCGTCTAGCTGAAAAAGGCACTCAGGGTCGATTTCGTTTTCCTCGTCCGATGACTGACCGGCCCGGGCTGGATATGAGTTTTTCCGGCTTAAAAACGTTTGCTGCCAATACGATTGCCGCACATGGTGATGATGAACAGACGCGTGCCGATATTGCCTATGCTTTTCAGGAAGCCGTGTGTGATACCTTGATGATCAAATGCCGTCGGGCACTGGAACAAACCGGATTAAAACGGATCGTCATTGCCGGTGGGGTGAGTGCCAATCAACGGTTGAGAGCCGATTTAGCGCAATTGGCTCAGAAAGTCGGTGGTGCGGTCTATTATCCGCGGACTGAATTCTGTACCGATAATGGTGCCATGATCGCTTATGCCGGTATGCAACGCTTCAAAAATGGTGAAGTATCCGGCCTTGCTGTGCAGGCGACGCCCCGCTGGCCAATTGATCAGCTTCAGGCCGTTCATTCCTGA
- a CDS encoding alpha/beta fold hydrolase, whose product MKSFTVNGKTMRYQDIGTGEVLLFGHSYLWHSQMWQPQIAALRQNYRCIVPDLWSHGQSDAAPDDMHSLKDYAGHMLALMEHLAIESFSIIGLSVGGMWGTELALIAPERVNALVLMDTFIGLEPEVMHAKYFAMIDAAIATQSFPEPMISQVVSMFFSDHALRQTAEPDFVTAFRTFLLETSGPQIADIGRIGKMVFDRRDLMDDIDDLNLPVLIMVGEQDKPRPVLESHLMLDAIAGSRLVVIPQAGHISNLEQPEFVTQALQDFFESLAP is encoded by the coding sequence ATGAAATCATTTACAGTGAACGGCAAAACGATGCGTTATCAGGATATCGGTACTGGCGAGGTGCTACTGTTCGGCCATAGTTACCTTTGGCATAGCCAAATGTGGCAACCACAAATTGCTGCGTTGCGCCAGAATTATCGGTGTATCGTTCCCGATTTATGGTCGCATGGTCAATCTGATGCAGCCCCTGACGACATGCATTCGCTAAAAGATTATGCCGGGCATATGTTGGCACTTATGGAGCATCTTGCGATTGAGTCATTCTCAATCATTGGATTGTCTGTCGGTGGCATGTGGGGAACTGAGTTGGCATTGATCGCACCAGAGCGAGTGAATGCGCTGGTTTTGATGGATACGTTTATCGGGCTTGAGCCTGAAGTGATGCATGCCAAATATTTTGCAATGATCGATGCGGCAATTGCAACGCAGTCTTTCCCTGAGCCAATGATTTCACAAGTCGTATCGATGTTTTTCTCTGACCACGCTTTACGGCAAACGGCTGAACCCGATTTTGTTACGGCGTTTCGAACGTTCTTGCTGGAAACCTCGGGTCCACAGATTGCGGATATAGGGCGAATCGGCAAGATGGTGTTTGATCGTCGGGATCTGATGGATGACATTGATGATCTGAATCTGCCTGTGCTGATCATGGTGGGAGAGCAGGATAAGCCTCGGCCGGTGTTAGAGTCTCATCTGATGCTGGATGCTATCGCGGGGAGTCGACTGGTTGTGATTCCTCAAGCGGGTCATATCAGTAATCTGGAGCAACCCGAGTTTGTCACACAAGCGTTGCAAGATTTCTTTGAGTCACTTGCGCCTTAA
- the plsY gene encoding glycerol-3-phosphate 1-O-acyltransferase PlsY, which translates to MTPLILLIIISAYLLGSISSAVLVCRLFRLPDPRESGSHNPGATNVLRIGGKKAAAIVLLCDMLKGTIPVWGSYFLGVTPFLLGVIAIAACLGHIYPIFFHFRGGKGVATALGAIAPIGLDLTAVVMVTWLTTLLITRYSSLAALIAVLLTPLYTWMIKPNYTLPVAMLCCLIVFRHQENMKRLLNGTEPKVGEKN; encoded by the coding sequence ATGACGCCATTGATACTACTGATCATTATTTCAGCTTACCTGCTTGGCTCGATTTCAAGTGCGGTGCTCGTGTGTCGTCTATTCCGGCTTCCCGATCCCAGAGAGTCAGGCTCTCATAATCCGGGCGCAACAAATGTTCTAAGGATCGGCGGCAAAAAAGCAGCCGCTATTGTGCTGTTATGCGATATGCTGAAAGGCACAATACCTGTCTGGGGAAGCTACTTTTTGGGTGTAACCCCCTTCCTGCTTGGCGTGATCGCTATTGCCGCTTGTTTAGGGCATATTTATCCGATTTTCTTCCATTTCCGAGGAGGAAAAGGCGTCGCGACAGCATTAGGTGCAATCGCACCGATCGGGCTCGACTTAACGGCGGTAGTCATGGTGACATGGCTGACAACCTTGCTGATCACCCGATATTCTTCGCTGGCAGCATTAATCGCCGTGTTACTCACACCCCTATACACTTGGATGATCAAGCCCAACTACACCCTGCCTGTCGCGATGCTATGTTGTCTGATTGTTTTCCGACATCAAGAAAATATGAAACGTCTGCTCAATGGCACAGAGCCCAAAGTCGGTGAAAAAAACTGA
- a CDS encoding protein-L-isoaspartate(D-aspartate) O-methyltransferase, translating into MSNSLADKLIDFLVRNGIEDLRVLDTMRELPRENFVSQAMVHQAYENNALPIGLGQTISQPYIVAKMTQLLALTPTSRVLEVGTGSGYQTAVLARLVEHVCSIERIKTLQWEAKRRLRQLDIYNVSMKHGDGWQGWRTKAPFDAIIVTAAASEIPQALLDQLADGGRLVIPVGSDEQQLLRITRNHESFHSEIIEMVRFVPLVAGDLA; encoded by the coding sequence ATGTCAAATTCACTCGCTGATAAGTTGATCGACTTTCTTGTCAGAAACGGCATTGAAGATTTACGTGTTCTGGACACGATGCGTGAACTACCGAGAGAGAATTTCGTTTCACAGGCCATGGTTCATCAGGCGTATGAAAATAACGCATTACCAATCGGGTTGGGGCAGACAATTTCTCAGCCTTATATTGTTGCCAAGATGACCCAACTGCTCGCACTGACACCGACAAGCCGGGTATTGGAAGTCGGAACCGGCTCTGGGTATCAGACTGCAGTATTGGCTCGTCTAGTTGAGCATGTGTGTTCGATTGAGCGAATTAAAACGTTGCAATGGGAAGCAAAGCGTCGTCTGAGACAACTGGATATTTACAACGTATCCATGAAACATGGCGATGGCTGGCAGGGATGGCGCACCAAGGCACCTTTTGATGCCATCATTGTGACAGCTGCTGCTTCTGAAATACCTCAGGCGTTGTTGGATCAGTTGGCTGACGGGGGACGATTAGTGATTCCTGTTGGTAGCGATGAGCAGCAGCTCCTGAGAATAACCCGGAATCATGAGTCGTTTCATTCAGAAATTATTGAAATGGTCCGGTTCGTTCCTTTAGTTGCAGGTGATTTAGCCTAA
- a CDS encoding GatB/YqeY domain-containing protein produces the protein MALIDKLKEEQKLAMKAKDKIRLGTIRLAMSAIKQREVDERITLTDDDIVAVLTKMVKQRRDSVAQYESAGRQDLADAESNEITVLGEFMPQPLTDDEVLQLIDDAITVSSAQSMQDMGNVMAVLRPQIQGRADMGKVSGLVKSKLT, from the coding sequence ATGGCTCTGATTGACAAGCTCAAAGAAGAGCAAAAACTTGCGATGAAAGCCAAGGACAAAATTCGCCTTGGCACTATTCGTTTAGCCATGTCAGCAATCAAACAACGTGAAGTCGATGAGCGGATTACGCTAACCGACGATGATATCGTTGCCGTTCTGACAAAAATGGTTAAACAACGTCGCGATTCTGTCGCACAATATGAATCTGCGGGACGACAAGACCTGGCAGATGCGGAAAGCAACGAAATCACAGTGCTTGGGGAATTTATGCCTCAACCATTAACTGATGATGAAGTGCTACAACTCATTGATGACGCAATTACCGTTTCTAGTGCTCAAAGCATGCAGGATATGGGTAACGTCATGGCTGTATTGAGACCGCAAATTCAAGGGCGTGCAGATATGGGAAAAGTCAGCGGCTTAGTTAAAAGCAAACTCACTTAA
- the folK gene encoding 2-amino-4-hydroxy-6-hydroxymethyldihydropteridine diphosphokinase, translated as MTLVYVGVGSNIDRHKHVEAAVSELKKLGDQLRLSTVYESPSQGFQSGAFFNLVIEMHTDLSLAAFTGMLKDIELNWGRQSDAQKYQDRTLDLDIILFGNVVSAEAPQLPRQDIYHYPFVIQPLFELCPELLLPGDGRSVRQIWLEADNLEVLKPVESWFTETDFSQCKE; from the coding sequence ATGACGTTGGTTTATGTCGGTGTCGGTTCCAATATCGACCGACATAAGCATGTCGAAGCCGCTGTTAGTGAACTGAAAAAATTGGGAGATCAACTTCGTCTTTCAACGGTTTATGAATCTCCGTCACAAGGGTTTCAGAGTGGAGCATTTTTCAATTTAGTGATTGAAATGCATACTGATCTTTCACTGGCAGCTTTTACCGGAATGCTTAAGGATATCGAGCTGAACTGGGGGCGACAATCCGATGCCCAAAAATATCAGGATCGAACGTTGGATCTGGATATTATCTTATTTGGTAATGTTGTCAGTGCTGAAGCGCCGCAGTTGCCTCGTCAAGATATTTATCACTATCCGTTTGTGATTCAGCCGCTTTTTGAACTGTGCCCTGAGCTTTTATTGCCGGGCGATGGACGAAGTGTTCGACAAATTTGGCTTGAGGCTGACAATCTGGAAGTTTTGAAGCCTGTAGAATCCTGGTTCACTGAAACTGATTTTTCCCAATGTAAAGAGTAA
- the folB gene encoding bifunctional dihydroneopterin aldolase/7,8-dihydroneopterin epimerase produces MDKVFIEQLVVVTTIGVYDWEQQIKQKLVFDIEMAHDNRPAGQSDNVTDALDYAQVSQQIIQYVENGRFLLIERVAEEVAHLIMSTFAVPWLRIRLTKPGAVPQAAGVGVVIERGQL; encoded by the coding sequence ATGGATAAAGTATTTATAGAGCAGTTAGTTGTTGTCACAACGATCGGTGTTTACGATTGGGAACAGCAGATCAAGCAGAAGCTCGTTTTCGATATTGAAATGGCGCATGATAATCGCCCGGCAGGTCAGAGTGATAATGTCACTGATGCATTGGATTATGCTCAGGTGAGCCAACAAATCATTCAATATGTTGAAAATGGAAGATTTTTACTCATAGAACGTGTCGCTGAAGAGGTTGCTCATTTGATCATGTCGACTTTTGCTGTGCCTTGGCTCAGGATTCGTCTGACGAAACCGGGAGCGGTGCCTCAGGCGGCTGGCGTCGGTGTGGTGATTGAAAGGGGCCAGCTATGA
- the truD gene encoding tRNA pseudouridine(13) synthase TruD produces the protein MDDVLANLAYLYGKPVAKAKIKVKPEHFIVTEDLGFPLDGLGEHLMVRIRKTGENTSFVANELAKACGVKSKDVSWAGLKDRHAVTEQWLSVHLPKGDTPDFSAFQARYPHIEILETTRHQRKLRPGDLRGNHFQITLTEVTDIADVEQRLNIIREQAVPNYFGAQRFGHQGNNLNEARRWGRENVRTRNQNKRSLYLSTARSWIFNQIVSERIAKDCFHHLIDGDIVLQGNEQILVEGDDMLVQWQSSVVQRQAGISAALAGDNALPTRHEALALEQRFVDDEPDLMKLIRGNRMKHERRNIALKPQQLDWKLGKNEVILDFSLDAGCFATSLLRELVEEIPVEREF, from the coding sequence ATGGATGATGTTTTAGCCAATCTGGCCTATTTATATGGAAAACCAGTTGCAAAGGCAAAAATCAAAGTAAAACCAGAACATTTTATTGTCACGGAAGATCTCGGGTTTCCATTGGATGGATTGGGTGAGCACCTGATGGTTCGCATTCGCAAGACCGGAGAAAATACCAGCTTTGTCGCCAATGAGTTAGCCAAAGCATGTGGTGTGAAGTCGAAAGATGTGAGTTGGGCGGGTTTAAAAGATCGCCATGCTGTCACCGAACAATGGTTGAGCGTTCACTTACCAAAAGGGGATACCCCGGACTTTTCTGCTTTTCAAGCGCGCTACCCTCACATTGAAATCCTTGAAACGACTCGCCATCAGCGCAAATTGAGACCGGGAGATCTACGAGGAAATCATTTTCAGATTACGTTAACAGAAGTCACCGACATCGCAGATGTTGAGCAACGGTTGAACATCATTCGTGAACAGGCCGTGCCGAACTATTTTGGTGCTCAACGTTTTGGTCATCAGGGCAATAATTTAAATGAGGCTCGGCGATGGGGACGGGAGAATGTCCGCACTCGCAACCAGAATAAGCGTAGTCTCTATCTGTCTACAGCTCGCTCTTGGATTTTTAACCAGATCGTTTCTGAACGGATTGCAAAGGATTGTTTTCATCATTTGATTGATGGAGACATCGTGCTTCAAGGCAATGAACAGATCCTCGTTGAAGGTGATGATATGCTCGTTCAGTGGCAATCATCAGTTGTGCAGCGCCAAGCTGGCATTTCAGCGGCACTGGCCGGAGACAATGCGCTGCCGACCCGTCATGAAGCTCTCGCTTTAGAACAGAGATTTGTTGATGATGAACCAGACTTGATGAAATTGATTCGGGGGAACCGAATGAAGCATGAAAGGCGTAATATTGCTCTCAAACCTCAGCAACTGGATTGGAAGCTGGGAAAAAATGAGGTTATATTGGATTTTTCGCTTGATGCGGGATGCTTTGCGACTTCTTTATTACGAGAGCTAGTCGAAGAAATACCTGTGGAAAGGGAGTTCTGA
- the ispF gene encoding 2-C-methyl-D-erythritol 2,4-cyclodiphosphate synthase, which translates to MFRIGHGFDVHKFGGEGPVIIGGISIPYEQGLLAHSDGDVALHALTDALLGAIAAGDIGRHFPDTDEQWKGADSRALLRSVYQKVIAHGYRLGNADITIIAQAPKMAPYIDQMRALIAEDLATDISHVNVKATTTERLGFTGRKEGIACEAVVLLMK; encoded by the coding sequence ATGTTTAGAATTGGTCATGGGTTTGATGTTCATAAGTTTGGCGGTGAAGGCCCCGTCATCATTGGCGGTATCTCGATTCCTTATGAACAGGGGCTATTGGCTCATTCCGATGGCGACGTTGCTTTGCACGCATTAACCGATGCATTACTGGGCGCCATTGCTGCCGGAGATATCGGACGCCATTTCCCCGATACGGATGAACAGTGGAAAGGCGCCGATAGCCGAGCGCTGCTGCGGAGTGTTTATCAGAAAGTGATTGCGCATGGCTACCGATTGGGCAATGCAGATATTACGATTATTGCGCAGGCGCCGAAAATGGCACCTTATATTGACCAGATGCGAGCTTTGATTGCTGAGGATTTGGCAACCGATATCAGCCATGTCAATGTGAAAGCGACGACGACAGAACGATTGGGGTTTACCGGACGTAAGGAAGGAATCGCCTGTGAAGCTGTTGTGTTATTGATGAAGTAA